TCCCTCTTCATCACTGCTGACATCACCTCCTCGATCACAGTGCTTATTCCTATCTTCTCTCCCTGCTTCATCCTCTCTATGTAAGAGTCAGCTGCTTTGTTTATCAGGTCCATCATTTCAGCATCAAGCTTTGGCTTGCTATCCTTCTTCTTATTGCTCTCTTTCTCTTCTATCATACCTATCACCTCCACTTACACAATTTTCAAGCTTACTCCCCAGATGCAAGATGGGGATTCTCAAGAAGCAAGGGATGGGTATTTGGATACAAACTGCATATAGCATGTAGCACTGGTTCATTGATAGTTCTATTATCTGCCGATTTTAGTACAGCGAATGTCTCTGATAATACTATGTATGAAAGCGTAACAACATCGTTGCCAGAAGGGGTAAGGTATGCTGTTGCAGATGAGGGATATGATGACCATGCACTGTATGAGTTCAGCAAAAACATGAATCTTGAGCTCGTGTGTCCAATAACAAGGTACGAGCATACAGATGGTGAAAGGCTTGAACTATTACACTTTTACGATTCTGAACTGGGGCAGTGCGTATATGCATGGAGGAGCAAGTCTGTTGAACCATTGATATAGCACATCAAGGACGTATTTGATATAGACCCATTGCCAGTAAGAGGATTGGATAAGGCAAAGAGCATAGTGCTATTGTCAGTACTGCTTTACTAGGTGATGGTATACTACAATTACCTGACAGGGAGACCGTTAAGAGCTATTAAGCATATGCTTGGAAGTTAATCGATATTCTTGACAAATCAGAATACTCCAGATTGAATTATGCCCATGCCTCAGTTATATACCGCTGTTCGTGAACTCCACAGACAGTAGAACTCCAATCCCACCGAGCCCGTTAATACCAATACATTTATTTTCGCTATCATCAACTGAATCTATATGGCTGAAATTACAAGTACCCTTACGGTTGCCTCCATTGCGGTATTCATCGTCGGTTTATTTGTGATAATGCTATATGAACGTGAACGAGCAAAGGAAAGAAAGCATGCAGAGCACTGACCTGGCTATAATTGATAAATTCAAGAGAGTTGGGTACAATAAATTAACACCTATCCAAGAAAAGGCTCTGCCTGTTCTAGCAAGAGGTGTTAATGCGTTATTGGTAGCTCCTACTGGTTCTGGCAAGACAGAATCCGCAGTCATACCAATCTTTGCCATGCTTTCATCGGGAAGGAGTGAAGGCATAAGAGCAATTTACATTACGCCGCTAAGAGCGCTAAACAGAGATGTTTTGCGTAGAATCATAAGATATGCAGAACTTGAGGGCTTGAAGGTGGACGTGAGACATGGAGACACTTCTGAAAGCGCCAAGAGGAGAATGACCAAGGAACCTCCAGACGTTCTAATTACAACGCCAGAAACGTTGGCAATAATCCTAACAAACGAAAAGATGCTAAATGTTATGAAGAACCTTCACTGGGTTGTTATCGATGAAGTTCACGAATTGGTTTCGAATGAGCGAGGGGCTCATTTAGCCTTGAGTCTTGAAAGGCTGCAAGCTGCAAGCACTAACGAAATAATCAGAATCGGTCTGTCTGCAACTATAGGAAATCTTGATGAAGCAGCAAAGTTCGTTGCAGGCATTGATAGGAGATGCGCCGTCCTTGTTGATAGTTCGGTTAGAGAATATGATATAGAGGTAAAGTTTGTGCAGGGATCGCTAAATGATGTGTCAAGGCTTATAGCTGACCATGTGAAGGAAAACTTTCCAAATAACTCGGTCTTGCTATTTACAAACACTAGGGATGAAGCAGAATACATCTCTACAGTTATGAAGAACCATGCAAACGGCGTGAAAATAGACGTTCATCATGGTTCATTATCCAAAGATATGAGGGAGGAAACCGAGTCTAAATTAAGGAATGGCACAACTGGAATCGTGGTTTGTACCTCGTCTCTCGAGCTTGGCCTAGACATAGGCTCCGTTGAACTTGTAATCCATTATGGTTCTCCAAGGCAGGTCTCCAAATTAATACAGAGGATTGGTAGAAGCAGACATAAGCTCAGACAGTCTGCAAAAGGGCTCTTGGTTACCAACAGTTCAGATGATGAACTTGAGGCAATGGCCATCATTAGAAGAATGAAAAGAGGTTCAATAGAGCAGCAGCTGATGCACGAGCTTTCATTGGACGTTCTTACACACCATCTAGTGGGATTGGCGCTGCAGCACAAGAACGTAACCATTGATCAGGCTTACAAAATAATAGCAAGAGCATACCCCTTCCGGCAAGTAACGACGCAGGATATAGAATCATGTTTGCGCATACTAGATAGTAACAGAATAGTAAATTATGACCGCGAGAACTCGACATTTAGGAGGCGGATAAAAGCATACAAATATTATTTTGACAACATATCCACAATACCAGACGTTTTAAAGTTTGAAGTTGTAGATACCGTAAGTAAGAGGATCATAGGAAGTTTGGATCAGGAGTTTGTTGGAGATTACGGTGAGCAGGGTAACGTCTTTGTACTGAGGGGTTCGCAGTGGCGTGTTCTTGCTGTTGATGATTCCAAGCTGCGCGTAAGTGTTGAACCCATGCGTGGTGCGGCCGTAAACGTACCATACTGGGTTGGCGAGATGATCCCAGTTGATTATGAAACTGCAGTAGAGGTTGGAAGGTTGAGAAGGATGCTAGCCAAAGGAAGTACATTGGTTAATGGTAAAACGGTACAGCATTTTTACAGGGATTTGAAGGTGATTCCTGATCATAACACAATAGTTGTAGAATCATCTAGGCAGAAAAATGCAATAGTAATACATGGATGCTTTGGCACAAAGGCGAATAATACCCTTTGCGCACTTCTCTCAACTATACTTTCCTCCAAACTAGGTTACATGGTAGAGTCAAGATCAGATGCTTACAGGATAATACTATCTTCAAACGCAAGGATAACGAAGCAGCACATAACGGATTGTTTCAATGATGAGTATGACCTTGAGACTGTGATAATTGCTTCACTAACGAACACTCACAATGTAAACTGGCGTACATGGCAGGTCGCAAAACGCTTTGGACTAATTGATAAGAAAGCGGTTTATGATAGAAAGGCAGCTCGCCTTATCTACGAAAGGTATGCAAAGACTGCCATAAGCAAGGAAGCAATAAGAGAGTTGATGCATGACAAGTATGACATTAAAACAACATCCTACATACTGCAGCGTATAAAGAAAAATGAAATCAAAGTTATATGGATTGATGTTGAAGGATTTTCAGACCTAGCCAAGCCTATACTTGAGCATTCCACGCGTTTCTCTGCCATGCCGTTGAGTGTGGAGCAG
The nucleotide sequence above comes from Nitrososphaerales archaeon. Encoded proteins:
- a CDS encoding DEAD/DEAH box helicase; the encoded protein is MQSTDLAIIDKFKRVGYNKLTPIQEKALPVLARGVNALLVAPTGSGKTESAVIPIFAMLSSGRSEGIRAIYITPLRALNRDVLRRIIRYAELEGLKVDVRHGDTSESAKRRMTKEPPDVLITTPETLAIILTNEKMLNVMKNLHWVVIDEVHELVSNERGAHLALSLERLQAASTNEIIRIGLSATIGNLDEAAKFVAGIDRRCAVLVDSSVREYDIEVKFVQGSLNDVSRLIADHVKENFPNNSVLLFTNTRDEAEYISTVMKNHANGVKIDVHHGSLSKDMREETESKLRNGTTGIVVCTSSLELGLDIGSVELVIHYGSPRQVSKLIQRIGRSRHKLRQSAKGLLVTNSSDDELEAMAIIRRMKRGSIEQQLMHELSLDVLTHHLVGLALQHKNVTIDQAYKIIARAYPFRQVTTQDIESCLRILDSNRIVNYDRENSTFRRRIKAYKYYFDNISTIPDVLKFEVVDTVSKRIIGSLDQEFVGDYGEQGNVFVLRGSQWRVLAVDDSKLRVSVEPMRGAAVNVPYWVGEMIPVDYETAVEVGRLRRMLAKGSTLVNGKTVQHFYRDLKVIPDHNTIVVESSRQKNAIVIHGCFGTKANNTLCALLSTILSSKLGYMVESRSDAYRIILSSNARITKQHITDCFNDEYDLETVIIASLTNTHNVNWRTWQVAKRFGLIDKKAVYDRKAARLIYERYAKTAISKEAIRELMHDKYDIKTTSYILQRIKKNEIKVIWIDVEGFSDLAKPILEHSTRFSAMPLSVEQGVIELVKERLQKTKHKLICIRCGKWERLMETKDVPEKLYCTLCRSRLITTTYASDYELANIIRTKLNGGKLSQDDEHRFNRAWKAASLIHNFGRKALVVLSGYGVGVDTAARVLRNSIDDSEIYRQIYEAERQYITTRGFWDD
- a CDS encoding transposase, producing the protein MALFLFYHTYHLHLHNFQAYSPDARWGFSRSKGWVFGYKLHIACSTGSLIVLLSADFSTANVSDNTMYESVTTSLPEGVRYAVADEGYDDHALYEFSKNMNLELVCPITRYEHTDGERLELLHFYDSELGQCVYAWRSKSVEPLI